In the genome of Photobacterium sp. TLY01, one region contains:
- a CDS encoding 3-phenylpropionate MFS transporter — translation MLRSSPFGWTAQYMFGFYFNYGVYLPFWAVWLNSLGIPAGDIGVLLGLGLGVRCFANMVLTPRVHQVEHLLPALRWLAVLSLICCASFVMVSGNLIALTAVIVLFNILVGPVIPLTDSLANYYAKHGHLDYGRTRLWGSIAFIVGSTIAGLAAAEFGAAVIPWVAMAGLAVALLLSLRQPTVLPSDDAAVRQPRPPLMGILRDKRVMRFLIIVALLQGSHAAYYSFSAMYWKTIGYSEAVSGYLWSFSVIAEIAVFALSKRLFSGWRVAAMFRLAAAGVLLRWGLTATMTELPMLVLTQALHGVTFAAAHLAAIRYIQHAQSHQMVALQALYNALPLGAVMAALTTLSGWGYGWWGADVFWLMAVMGLPVLLMKIDESPQTEPSRAQEVH, via the coding sequence ATGTTAAGAAGTAGCCCGTTTGGCTGGACAGCACAGTATATGTTCGGCTTTTATTTTAACTATGGCGTATATCTGCCGTTCTGGGCCGTGTGGCTCAATTCTCTGGGTATACCGGCCGGGGATATCGGGGTGTTGCTGGGCCTGGGCCTGGGGGTGCGTTGCTTTGCCAATATGGTGTTGACGCCCAGAGTCCATCAGGTGGAGCACCTGTTGCCGGCCCTGCGCTGGCTGGCGGTACTTAGTTTGATTTGCTGTGCGTCTTTTGTCATGGTCAGCGGCAATCTGATTGCCCTGACGGCTGTGATTGTGCTGTTCAATATTCTTGTCGGTCCGGTGATCCCGCTGACAGACAGTCTGGCCAATTATTATGCCAAACACGGGCATTTAGACTATGGTCGAACCCGGCTGTGGGGGTCGATCGCATTTATCGTGGGTTCAACGATTGCCGGCCTGGCAGCAGCCGAGTTTGGCGCCGCTGTGATCCCCTGGGTCGCGATGGCTGGCCTGGCTGTCGCCCTGCTATTGTCGTTGCGCCAGCCGACTGTACTGCCCAGTGACGATGCCGCCGTGCGCCAGCCCCGCCCTCCGTTAATGGGAATTCTGCGCGATAAACGCGTGATGCGTTTTCTGATCATTGTGGCTTTGCTGCAGGGCAGTCATGCCGCTTATTACAGTTTCAGTGCCATGTACTGGAAGACAATCGGCTACAGCGAAGCGGTCAGCGGCTATTTGTGGAGCTTCAGCGTGATCGCTGAAATTGCGGTATTTGCACTCAGCAAGCGACTGTTTTCCGGCTGGCGTGTCGCAGCCATGTTCCGGCTGGCGGCAGCAGGCGTGTTGTTGCGCTGGGGACTGACCGCGACCATGACGGAATTGCCGATGCTGGTGCTGACGCAGGCGCTGCATGGCGTGACCTTTGCCGCAGCCCATCTGGCGGCGATCCGGTATATTCAGCATGCGCAAAGTCATCAGATGGTGGCCCTGCAGGCGCTCTATAATGCCTTGCCGCTGGGCGCGGTCATGGCGGCACTGACGACCCTGAGTGGCTGGGGATACGGCTGGTGGGGCGCCGATGTGTTCTGGCTGATGGCCGTGATGGGACTGCCGGTCTTGCTGATGAAAATTGACGAATCGCCGCAGACCGAACCAAGCAGAGCGCAAGAAGTGCATTAA